A single genomic interval of Bradyrhizobium sp. AZCC 1693 harbors:
- the uvrC gene encoding excinuclease ABC subunit UvrC has translation MDHDSTDHPEPPRKERRGSQPDLPPQDLIAADVDPATSAAEEDDEARLPEAPEESAEAIAEGPLAVGHAAIENAVRLAPTSPGVYRMLNAGSDVLYVGKAKNVRKRLSSYARVNAPLPARILRMIAATVTVEIVSTTTETEALLLEANLIKQLRPRFNVQLRDDKSFPYILISGDHWAPQILKHRGAQTRPGRYFGPFASAGAVNRTITALQRAFLIRSCTDGFFESRTRPCLLYQIRRCSGPCTREIDFPGYSELVREATDFLSGRSHAVKELLAGEMEKASNELEFETAALYRDRLAALSAIQSQQGINPRTVEEADVFAIHQEGGYSCVEVFFFRTGQNWGNRAYFPRAEKSFTPEEVLASFLAQFYDDKPPPKLILLSHEIEESALLADALCVKAGYKVEVSMPKRGEKKELVTHALTNAREALGRKLADTATQSRLLEGMATTLALPQVPKRIEVYDNSHIQGTNAVGAMIVAGPDGFIKNQYRKFNIKSEGLTPGDDYAMMREVLERRFKRLLKPPEGDAVKAKADDDSFPQWPDLVIIDGGRGQLNAVREIFEGLGLTQVSLMAVAKGPDRDAGRETLFMPGREAIKLEPRDPVLYFIQRLRDEAHRFVIGSHRKLRKKDIREAGLQEIPGIGPSRKRALLHHFGTLKEIERASITDLGKVPGVSAESARKIFEFFHAQPG, from the coding sequence ATGGATCACGATTCTACCGACCATCCGGAGCCCCCGCGGAAAGAGCGCCGGGGTTCCCAGCCGGATCTGCCGCCGCAGGACCTGATCGCCGCTGACGTCGATCCCGCGACATCCGCCGCCGAGGAGGACGACGAGGCGCGCCTGCCGGAGGCCCCCGAGGAATCGGCCGAGGCGATTGCCGAGGGCCCGCTGGCGGTCGGCCACGCGGCCATCGAAAACGCGGTGCGGCTGGCGCCGACCTCACCCGGGGTCTACCGCATGCTCAATGCCGGAAGCGACGTGCTGTACGTCGGCAAGGCGAAGAACGTCCGCAAGCGGCTGTCGTCCTACGCCCGCGTCAATGCCCCGCTGCCGGCGCGCATCCTGCGCATGATCGCCGCGACCGTAACGGTCGAGATCGTTTCCACCACGACCGAGACCGAAGCGCTGCTGCTGGAAGCCAATTTGATCAAGCAGCTGCGGCCGCGCTTCAACGTGCAACTGCGCGACGACAAGTCGTTTCCCTACATCCTGATATCAGGCGACCACTGGGCGCCGCAGATACTCAAACATCGCGGCGCCCAAACCAGGCCCGGGCGATATTTCGGGCCGTTCGCATCCGCCGGCGCCGTCAACCGCACCATCACGGCGCTGCAGCGCGCCTTCCTGATCCGCTCCTGCACCGATGGCTTTTTCGAAAGCCGCACCCGGCCGTGCCTGCTCTATCAGATCCGCCGCTGCTCGGGCCCCTGCACCCGCGAGATCGACTTCCCCGGCTATAGCGAGCTGGTGCGCGAGGCGACCGATTTCCTGTCCGGCCGCAGCCATGCGGTGAAGGAGCTGCTCGCCGGCGAGATGGAGAAGGCATCCAACGAGCTCGAGTTCGAGACCGCGGCGCTGTATCGCGATCGCCTCGCCGCGCTGTCGGCGATCCAGTCGCAGCAGGGCATCAATCCGCGCACGGTGGAAGAAGCCGACGTGTTCGCCATCCATCAGGAAGGCGGCTATTCCTGCGTGGAAGTGTTCTTCTTCCGCACCGGCCAGAACTGGGGCAACCGCGCCTATTTTCCGCGCGCGGAGAAGTCGTTCACGCCGGAGGAAGTGCTGGCCTCGTTCCTCGCGCAATTCTACGACGACAAGCCGCCGCCAAAACTCATCCTGCTGTCGCATGAGATCGAGGAGTCAGCATTACTTGCCGACGCCCTTTGCGTGAAGGCCGGATACAAGGTCGAAGTCTCGATGCCGAAGCGCGGCGAGAAAAAGGAATTGGTCACGCATGCGCTGACCAACGCGCGCGAGGCGCTTGGCCGCAAGCTCGCCGATACGGCGACGCAGAGCCGGCTGCTGGAGGGGATGGCCACCACGCTCGCACTGCCGCAGGTGCCGAAGCGCATCGAGGTCTACGACAACAGCCATATCCAGGGTACCAATGCCGTCGGCGCGATGATCGTGGCGGGCCCGGATGGCTTTATCAAAAACCAGTACCGCAAGTTCAACATCAAGTCCGAGGGACTGACGCCTGGCGACGACTACGCGATGATGCGTGAGGTGCTGGAACGGCGCTTCAAGCGGCTGCTGAAACCGCCGGAGGGCGATGCCGTCAAGGCCAAGGCCGACGATGATTCGTTTCCGCAATGGCCCGACCTCGTCATCATCGACGGCGGCCGCGGCCAGCTCAACGCCGTCAGGGAGATTTTCGAGGGTCTCGGACTTACCCAGGTCTCGCTGATGGCCGTTGCAAAAGGCCCGGACCGCGATGCCGGGCGCGAAACCCTGTTCATGCCGGGCCGCGAAGCCATCAAGCTCGAACCGCGCGATCCCGTGCTGTATTTCATCCAGCGGCTGCGCGACGAGGCGCATCGCTTTGTGATCGGCTCGCACCGCAAGCTGCGGAAGAAAGACATCCGGGAAGCCGGCCTGCAGGAAATCCCGGGCATCGGCCCGTCACGCAAACGTGCCTTGCTGCATCACTTCGGAACGCTGAAGGAGATCGAGCGGGCATCGATCACGGACCTCGGCAAGGTTCCGGGCGTCAGCGCCGAAAGCGCCCGCAAGATTTTCGAGTTTTTCCATGCACAGCCGGGTTAA
- the moaD gene encoding molybdopterin converting factor subunit 1 produces MKVKYFAWVRERVGVAEETVEPPADVRTVDDLIGWLSGRGEAYAYAFEKPKVIRAAIDHAHVKPDAAIAGAREIAFFPPMTGG; encoded by the coding sequence ATGAAGGTGAAATATTTCGCCTGGGTACGCGAGCGGGTCGGCGTCGCGGAGGAAACCGTCGAGCCGCCGGCCGATGTGCGCACGGTGGACGATTTGATCGGCTGGCTGTCCGGCCGCGGCGAGGCTTACGCCTACGCCTTCGAAAAGCCGAAGGTGATCCGCGCCGCGATCGACCACGCCCATGTCAAGCCGGACGCTGCGATCGCTGGCGCCCGCGAGATTGCATTCTTCCCGCCGATGACCGGCGGTTGA
- a CDS encoding sugar O-acetyltransferase: MSKTEKQKMLAGELYRPGDPELQADAAANKAWLARYNAAMAAPVAERHGLLSTHFGRVGTGAVIRPPFFCDYGYNIRLGDEVFLNFNCVILDVVEVVIGDRTQIGPATQIYAADHPRDAETRRTGLEFGRPVRIGSDVWIGGGAIILPGVTIGDGAVIGAGSMVTRDVGAGITVAGNPARPRQA; this comes from the coding sequence CTGAGCAAGACCGAAAAACAAAAAATGCTGGCCGGCGAACTCTATCGCCCCGGCGACCCGGAACTGCAGGCGGATGCCGCTGCCAACAAGGCTTGGCTCGCGCGCTACAATGCGGCCATGGCCGCGCCTGTGGCGGAGCGCCACGGGCTGCTGTCGACCCATTTCGGCCGTGTCGGCACCGGTGCCGTGATCCGTCCGCCGTTCTTTTGCGACTATGGCTACAACATCCGGCTCGGCGACGAAGTCTTTCTCAATTTCAACTGCGTCATCCTCGACGTCGTCGAAGTTGTTATCGGCGACCGCACCCAGATCGGGCCCGCGACGCAAATCTATGCCGCCGACCACCCGCGCGACGCCGAGACGCGGCGGACCGGCCTTGAATTCGGCCGCCCGGTGCGGATCGGTAGCGACGTCTGGATCGGCGGCGGCGCCATCATCCTGCCCGGCGTCACGATCGGCGACGGCGCTGTCATCGGCGCCGGCAGCATGGTCACGCGCGATGTCGGCGCGGGCATCACAGTTGCTGGAAACCCGGCCCGGCCGCGGCAGGCCTGA
- a CDS encoding molybdenum cofactor biosynthesis protein MoaE, giving the protein MSVTATIRIQQADFDVAQEIAALSKGRTDVGAVVSFSGICRGSENGEPIAALTLEHYPGMAEAEIGRHADEALSRWPLQGLTIIHRFGRIAPGENIVLVVTASAHRQAAFEAAEFLMDYLKTNAPFWKREESEKGTSWVEAHDHDDAAAARWTKS; this is encoded by the coding sequence ATGTCCGTCACCGCGACCATCCGCATTCAGCAAGCCGATTTCGACGTCGCGCAGGAGATCGCGGCGCTGAGCAAAGGCCGCACCGATGTCGGCGCCGTCGTCTCGTTCAGCGGCATCTGTCGCGGCAGCGAGAACGGCGAGCCGATCGCCGCGCTGACGCTCGAGCATTATCCCGGCATGGCGGAGGCCGAGATCGGGCGCCACGCCGACGAGGCGCTGTCGCGCTGGCCGTTGCAGGGCCTCACCATCATTCACCGGTTCGGCCGCATCGCGCCGGGCGAGAACATCGTGCTGGTGGTGACGGCGTCGGCGCATCGCCAGGCAGCATTCGAGGCGGCGGAATTCCTGATGGACTACCTCAAGACCAACGCGCCGTTCTGGAAGCGCGAGGAAAGCGAAAAAGGCACGAGTTGGGTCGAGGCGCACGACCATGACGATGCCGCCGCCGCGCGCTGGACCAAATCCTGA
- the prmB gene encoding 50S ribosomal protein L3 N(5)-glutamine methyltransferase: MAKRAKPAAMRSAGSSKFPKVGAGELLTLLDFVRYAVSRFVEARLVFAHGTTDPVAEAAFLVCEALHLHPDQFEAFATARITAAEGRKILDLIARRVTTRKPTAYLVNKIYMRGLPFYVDERTIVPRSFIGELLEQHFGGDGDEEAGSLISDPGAVESVLDLCTGSGCLAILASRNFPNAEIDAVDISKDALEVAARNVRDYGLENRLTLYRGDLFKPLDDKRYDLIISNPPYVDAEGLAGLPRECRAEPKLAFDGGADGLDIVRRILDEAEAHLTPQGGLLCEIGRCRPQLEAAYPQLPLLWLDTEDSEGEVFWIAAADL; the protein is encoded by the coding sequence ATGGCCAAGCGCGCAAAACCGGCGGCGATGCGCAGCGCTGGCTCATCGAAATTTCCCAAGGTCGGCGCGGGCGAATTGCTGACACTGCTCGATTTCGTCCGATATGCCGTCAGCCGCTTCGTCGAAGCCAGGCTGGTATTCGCGCACGGCACCACCGATCCGGTGGCGGAAGCCGCCTTCCTGGTCTGCGAGGCGCTGCATCTGCACCCCGACCAGTTCGAGGCATTCGCCACCGCGCGCATCACCGCCGCCGAAGGCCGAAAGATCCTCGATCTGATCGCGCGCCGCGTCACCACGCGAAAACCCACGGCCTACCTCGTCAACAAGATCTACATGCGCGGCCTGCCGTTCTATGTCGACGAGCGCACCATCGTGCCGCGCTCGTTCATCGGCGAATTGCTGGAGCAGCATTTCGGCGGCGACGGCGATGAGGAGGCCGGCTCGCTGATCTCGGACCCGGGCGCGGTGGAAAGCGTGCTCGACCTCTGCACCGGCTCGGGCTGCCTTGCCATCCTGGCCAGCCGGAATTTTCCGAATGCGGAAATCGACGCGGTGGATATTTCAAAGGATGCGCTCGAAGTCGCCGCGCGCAATGTCCGGGACTACGGGCTGGAGAACAGGCTCACGCTGTACCGTGGCGATCTGTTCAAGCCGCTGGACGACAAGCGCTACGACCTGATCATTTCCAATCCGCCCTATGTCGATGCGGAAGGCCTGGCCGGCCTGCCGCGCGAGTGCCGCGCCGAGCCGAAGCTTGCCTTCGATGGCGGCGCCGACGGGCTCGACATTGTCAGGCGCATCCTCGACGAGGCAGAAGCGCACCTGACGCCGCAGGGCGGGCTGTTATGCGAGATCGGCCGATGCCGCCCGCAGCTCGAAGCCGCCTATCCCCAACTGCCGCTGCTCTGGCTCGATACCGAGGATTCCGAGGGCGAGGTGTTCTGGATCGCCGCCGCCGATCTTTGA
- a CDS encoding aspartate aminotransferase family protein, translated as MLDKSPRPTPVAVPNDLAAHWMPFTANRAFKKNPRLLAGAKDMHYFTVDGRKIIDGASGMWCTNAGHGRTQISSAIAKQAEALDYAPPFQFGIPQAFELASRIAELAPAGLDHVFFCNSGSEAADTALKIALAYHQINGQGSRIRLIGRERGYHGVGFGGTSVGGIVGNRKMFGSLLTGVDHLPATYDREKQAFSKGEPDYGAHFADELERIVNLHGANTVAAVIVEPMAGSTGVLPAPKDYLKRLREITQKHGILLIFDEVITGFGRLGFAFAAERYGVVPDMLTFAKGITNGAAPMGGVLVRDTIHDAFMNGPEHAVELAHGYTYSAHPLACAAGLATLDIYRDEKLFERAHGLEPKFADAVMSLRNEPGVVDIRTVGLTAGIDLAPAADAPGKRGFAGLNSAFHDNDLMLRIAGDTLCLTPPLIITEDQIGEIIEKVTKVIRATA; from the coding sequence ATGCTGGACAAGAGCCCCCGTCCCACCCCCGTCGCGGTTCCGAACGACCTCGCCGCGCACTGGATGCCGTTCACCGCGAACCGGGCGTTCAAGAAGAACCCGCGGCTGCTCGCCGGCGCCAAGGACATGCATTACTTCACCGTCGACGGCCGCAAGATCATCGACGGCGCCTCCGGAATGTGGTGCACCAATGCCGGCCACGGCCGCACCCAGATTTCGTCGGCGATCGCCAAGCAGGCCGAGGCGCTGGACTATGCGCCGCCGTTCCAGTTCGGCATCCCGCAGGCCTTCGAACTTGCCAGCCGCATCGCGGAGCTGGCGCCCGCAGGCCTCGACCACGTGTTCTTCTGCAATTCCGGCTCGGAGGCAGCTGACACCGCGCTCAAGATCGCGCTCGCCTATCACCAGATCAACGGCCAGGGCAGCCGCATCCGCCTGATCGGCCGTGAGCGCGGCTATCACGGCGTCGGTTTTGGCGGCACCTCCGTCGGCGGCATCGTCGGCAATCGCAAGATGTTCGGCTCGCTGCTGACCGGCGTCGACCATTTGCCGGCGACCTATGACCGCGAGAAGCAAGCCTTCAGCAAGGGCGAACCCGACTATGGCGCGCATTTCGCCGACGAGCTCGAACGCATCGTCAACCTCCATGGCGCCAACACCGTCGCGGCCGTGATCGTCGAGCCGATGGCGGGGTCAACCGGCGTGCTGCCGGCGCCGAAGGACTATCTCAAGCGGCTGCGCGAGATCACCCAGAAGCACGGCATCCTCCTGATCTTCGACGAGGTCATCACCGGCTTTGGCCGGCTCGGCTTCGCCTTTGCCGCCGAACGCTATGGCGTGGTGCCCGACATGCTGACCTTCGCCAAGGGCATCACCAATGGCGCGGCGCCGATGGGCGGCGTATTGGTGCGCGACACCATTCACGACGCCTTCATGAACGGCCCGGAACATGCGGTCGAACTGGCCCATGGCTACACCTACTCGGCCCATCCGCTGGCCTGCGCGGCGGGTCTCGCCACGCTCGACATCTACCGCGACGAAAAGCTGTTCGAGCGCGCGCATGGGCTCGAGCCGAAATTCGCCGACGCGGTGATGTCGCTGCGGAACGAGCCCGGCGTCGTGGATATCCGCACTGTCGGCCTCACCGCCGGCATCGATCTCGCGCCGGCCGCAGACGCGCCGGGCAAGCGCGGCTTCGCCGGGCTCAACAGCGCCTTCCACGACAATGATTTGATGCTGCGGATTGCCGGCGACACGCTGTGCCTGACCCCGCCCCTGATCATCACCGAAGACCAGATCGGCGAGATCATCGAAAAGGTCACCAAGGTGATCCGCGCGACGGCGTAA
- a CDS encoding EAL domain-containing protein, whose protein sequence is MIRISTIFIAICMVLVAASLGLVLHAVAGFSGTDSAIVALTALTFLILYNAVSMRLRDRSDVGGQIADLSRGTADLARQVAEFGRRLAAVEGRMVSANSAGSDRIQAVLGEINELGGLVKQLAISVASHEDLLASGAAAPPAPSGRPHSEPQVEPAITPEPAAPAARPAPVAAAKPAPSAEATPPSRNQPQLLAAVKNAVEESRLDIYLQPMVTLPQRKVRFYEAVTRLRDDKDQILVADDFIPTAEAGGLIGRIDHMVMLRCIQVLRRLMVRNKDVGVFCNVSAATLGNPVNFAQCLDFLEANRALAPSFVLEFKQAAFRHLGPTEIENLAALSQRGYRFSIDHVTDLRIEPRDLADRGVRFIKVPAALLLDPKQSSTSDIHPSDLSDLLGRFGIDLIAEKIEGERAVVDLLDYDVRFGQGFLFAPPRPLRPEGASATGGATANKESGTPNGSSNTVPIAGPAAESPMRATGNAALARRAAGPG, encoded by the coding sequence ATGATTCGCATTTCGACCATTTTCATCGCCATCTGCATGGTGCTGGTTGCAGCCTCCCTCGGCCTCGTCCTGCATGCGGTGGCCGGCTTCAGCGGCACCGACTCCGCGATTGTGGCGCTCACCGCGCTGACCTTCCTGATCCTCTACAACGCCGTGTCGATGCGGTTGCGCGACCGCTCCGACGTCGGCGGCCAGATCGCCGATCTTTCCCGCGGCACCGCCGACCTCGCCCGCCAGGTCGCCGAATTCGGCCGCCGGCTCGCCGCGGTCGAGGGCCGGATGGTGTCGGCGAACTCTGCAGGCTCCGACCGCATCCAGGCCGTCCTCGGCGAGATCAACGAGCTCGGCGGACTGGTCAAGCAACTGGCCATCTCGGTGGCGAGCCATGAGGATCTGCTGGCCTCGGGCGCGGCCGCGCCCCCCGCCCCGTCGGGCAGGCCGCATTCCGAACCGCAGGTAGAGCCGGCAATCACCCCCGAGCCAGCGGCGCCTGCCGCCAGGCCCGCGCCGGTTGCTGCTGCAAAGCCGGCGCCTTCAGCGGAAGCCACCCCGCCCTCGCGCAACCAGCCACAGCTGCTTGCCGCGGTGAAAAACGCCGTCGAGGAAAGCAGGCTCGATATCTACCTGCAGCCGATGGTGACGCTGCCGCAGCGCAAGGTGCGCTTCTACGAGGCGGTGACGCGGCTGCGCGACGACAAGGACCAGATTCTCGTCGCCGACGATTTCATCCCCACCGCCGAAGCCGGCGGGCTGATCGGCAGGATCGATCACATGGTGATGTTGCGCTGTATCCAGGTGCTGCGGCGCCTGATGGTGCGCAACAAGGACGTCGGCGTGTTCTGCAACGTCTCGGCGGCGACGCTCGGCAACCCCGTCAATTTCGCGCAATGCCTCGACTTCCTCGAGGCCAATCGGGCGCTGGCGCCGTCCTTCGTGCTCGAATTCAAGCAGGCGGCGTTCCGCCACCTCGGCCCGACCGAAATCGAGAATCTCGCCGCGCTGTCGCAGCGCGGGTACCGCTTCTCGATCGATCACGTCACCGACTTGCGGATCGAGCCACGCGACCTCGCCGACCGTGGCGTCCGTTTCATCAAGGTGCCGGCGGCATTGCTGCTCGATCCCAAGCAGAGCTCGACCTCGGACATCCACCCTTCCGACCTATCCGACCTGCTCGGCCGCTTCGGCATCGACCTGATCGCCGAGAAGATCGAGGGCGAGCGCGCGGTGGTGGACCTGCTCGACTATGACGTGCGGTTTGGGCAGGGCTTCCTGTTTGCGCCGCCGCGGCCGTTGCGGCCCGAGGGGGCATCTGCTACCGGCGGGGCGACAGCGAACAAGGAATCCGGCACTCCCAATGGCTCCAGCAACACCGTTCCCATCGCCGGCCCGGCCGCAGAGTCCCCGATGCGGGCGACCGGCAATGCCGCGCTGGCGCGCCGCGCCGCGGGACCCGGCTAA
- a CDS encoding response regulator has translation MAVDLSMPVLVVDDYSTMIRIIRNLLKQLGFDNIDDASDGSAALNKMRGKKYGLVISDWNMEPMTGYDLLKEVRADPNLATTPFIMITAESKTENVIAAKKAGVNNYIVKPFNAATLKTKIEAVFPDMATA, from the coding sequence ATGGCGGTTGATTTGTCCATGCCGGTTCTGGTGGTTGATGACTACAGCACCATGATCCGCATCATCCGAAATCTTCTGAAGCAGCTCGGCTTCGACAACATCGACGATGCCAGCGACGGCTCGGCGGCACTGAACAAGATGCGCGGCAAGAAATACGGGCTCGTGATCTCCGACTGGAACATGGAGCCGATGACCGGCTACGACCTGCTCAAGGAAGTCCGCGCCGACCCCAACCTCGCCACCACGCCCTTCATCATGATCACGGCGGAATCCAAGACCGAGAACGTGATCGCCGCCAAGAAGGCCGGCGTGAACAATTACATCGTCAAGCCGTTCAACGCGGCGACGCTGAAGACCAAGATCGAGGCGGTCTTCCCGGACATGGCGACGGCGTAA
- a CDS encoding bifunctional riboflavin kinase/FAD synthetase → MTTGFTVIRDNTPAAKIPRGAVVAMGNFDGVHLGHRAVIDAALRMGRAHGRPTFAVTFEPHPRSFFSPNSPQFRLSDEANKLRLLAGTGLDGAVVMTFDKTRAGTSAQDFIHHDLIGRLGVSGIAVGYDFHFGKGRSGSPSLLVSEGPRLGIEVDVQAHVDIEERPVSSSAIRMALAEGQIDEATAMLGGPWFVSGEVIHGEKRGRDLGYPTANIRLDKNCSLKHGIYAVRVGRGQGKDQARFDAVASFGRRPTFDNGAPLLEVFLFDFKGDLYDTVLDVAFISFIRDELKFDSIDALIRQMDDDSARARAALAAAPDAFPKLGVIG, encoded by the coding sequence ATGACAACTGGTTTTACCGTTATCCGAGACAACACCCCTGCCGCCAAGATCCCCCGCGGGGCCGTGGTCGCCATGGGCAATTTCGACGGCGTCCATCTGGGCCACCGGGCCGTGATCGACGCCGCTTTGCGGATGGGCCGCGCCCATGGCAGGCCGACATTTGCCGTCACCTTCGAGCCGCATCCGCGCAGCTTTTTCAGCCCGAACAGCCCGCAATTCCGCCTGTCCGACGAGGCCAACAAGCTGCGGCTGCTGGCCGGGACCGGGCTCGACGGCGCGGTCGTGATGACCTTCGACAAGACCCGCGCCGGAACCTCGGCGCAAGATTTCATTCACCATGACCTGATTGGACGCCTCGGCGTCAGCGGCATTGCAGTCGGCTATGACTTTCATTTCGGCAAGGGCCGCTCCGGCTCGCCGAGCCTCCTGGTCAGCGAGGGGCCGCGGCTCGGCATCGAGGTCGACGTCCAGGCCCATGTCGATATCGAGGAGCGTCCGGTGTCCTCCAGCGCGATCCGCATGGCGCTGGCCGAGGGCCAGATCGACGAAGCCACCGCCATGCTGGGCGGGCCATGGTTCGTGAGCGGCGAGGTGATCCATGGCGAGAAGCGCGGCCGCGATCTCGGCTACCCGACAGCCAATATCCGCCTCGACAAGAATTGCAGCCTCAAGCACGGCATCTATGCGGTGCGGGTCGGCCGCGGCCAGGGAAAGGATCAAGCGCGCTTCGATGCGGTCGCGAGCTTCGGCCGACGCCCGACTTTTGATAACGGCGCACCGCTCCTGGAAGTGTTCCTGTTCGACTTCAAGGGCGACCTTTATGACACCGTGCTCGACGTCGCCTTCATCAGCTTCATCCGTGACGAACTTAAGTTCGACTCAATCGACGCGCTGATCAGGCAAATGGACGACGACAGCGCCCGGGCCCGCGCGGCCCTGGCCGCCGCGCCCGACGCGTTTCCGAAGCTTGGAGTCATCGGCTGA
- a CDS encoding TIGR01459 family HAD-type hydrolase yields MTSLHFAERLSDLVDGVEVILSDIWGVVHNGLESFPEACEALHTYRQRGGTVILITNAPRPADSVQRQLRKLGVADETYDAIVSSGDLTRNFVADHPGKKMFWIGPDRDSSIHRGLDAVMAPLEQADYIVCTGLFDDETESAEDYRAMMLLAREHKLPLVCANPDIVVERGDRLIYCAGAIAELYRELGGEVIFYGKPHRPIYERAMALAAERRGQPTPLDRVLAIGDSVRTDLTGALGFGIDCLFLTRGIHSEEFEGIDQLDPASVKELFGHPPRALMRELRW; encoded by the coding sequence ATGACCTCATTGCATTTTGCGGAGAGGCTGAGCGACCTCGTGGACGGCGTGGAGGTCATCCTCTCCGACATCTGGGGCGTGGTGCATAACGGGCTCGAGTCCTTTCCCGAAGCCTGCGAGGCGCTGCACACCTACCGCCAGCGCGGCGGCACCGTCATCCTGATCACCAACGCGCCGCGGCCGGCCGATTCCGTGCAGCGCCAGTTGCGCAAGCTCGGCGTCGCCGACGAAACCTACGACGCCATCGTCAGTTCCGGCGACCTGACCCGGAATTTCGTCGCCGACCATCCCGGCAAGAAGATGTTCTGGATCGGTCCGGATCGGGATTCGTCGATCCATCGCGGGCTCGATGCCGTGATGGCGCCGCTGGAGCAGGCCGACTACATCGTCTGCACCGGCCTGTTCGACGACGAAACCGAATCGGCGGAAGACTATCGCGCGATGATGCTGCTGGCGCGCGAACACAAGCTTCCGCTGGTCTGCGCCAACCCCGACATCGTCGTCGAACGCGGCGACCGCCTGATCTATTGCGCGGGCGCGATCGCCGAGCTCTATCGCGAACTGGGCGGCGAGGTGATCTTCTACGGCAAGCCGCATCGGCCGATCTATGAACGCGCCATGGCGCTCGCCGCCGAACGCCGCGGCCAGCCGACCCCGCTCGATCGCGTGCTGGCGATCGGAGATTCGGTGCGGACCGATCTCACCGGCGCGCTCGGTTTCGGAATCGATTGTCTTTTCCTGACCCGCGGCATCCATTCCGAGGAATTCGAGGGCATCGACCAGCTCGACCCGGCCTCGGTGAAAGAGCTGTTCGGACATCCACCCCGCGCGCTGATGCGCGAGCTGCGGTGGTAG
- the pgsA gene encoding CDP-diacylglycerol--glycerol-3-phosphate 3-phosphatidyltransferase has product MNIATTRGQGKTLSIPNILTYARIAAIPVVVGCVFAQSILDGPLWLRWVALAVFIAAAVTDYLDGYYARIWDQQSAFGRMLDPIADKLLVASCLLMLAADSSIHGWTLWAAIVILCREILVSGLREYLAALRVSVPVTKLAKWKTTIQLVAIGFLIAGEAGEQLLAATTLIGIALLWMSAIFTIYTGWDYFRAGIHHLIKEDEG; this is encoded by the coding sequence ATGAACATCGCAACAACCAGGGGACAGGGCAAAACCCTGTCCATACCGAATATCCTGACTTACGCCCGTATTGCCGCCATTCCGGTGGTGGTCGGCTGCGTTTTCGCCCAGTCCATCCTGGACGGCCCGCTGTGGCTGCGCTGGGTGGCCCTGGCTGTGTTTATTGCCGCCGCGGTGACCGACTACCTCGATGGCTACTATGCGCGAATCTGGGACCAGCAATCCGCTTTTGGCCGCATGCTCGACCCGATCGCCGACAAGCTGCTGGTGGCGTCCTGCCTCTTGATGCTGGCAGCCGACAGCAGCATCCATGGCTGGACGCTGTGGGCTGCCATCGTGATCCTGTGCCGCGAAATCCTGGTCTCAGGCTTGAGGGAATATCTGGCGGCACTGCGGGTCAGCGTGCCCGTGACCAAGCTCGCAAAATGGAAGACCACGATCCAGCTGGTCGCGATCGGCTTCCTGATCGCTGGCGAAGCCGGCGAGCAGCTTTTGGCCGCGACGACCCTGATCGGAATCGCGCTACTGTGGATGTCGGCCATCTTCACCATCTACACCGGCTGGGATTATTTCCGCGCCGGCATCCATCACCTCATCAAGGAGGATGAGGGATGA